From a single Adhaeribacter swui genomic region:
- a CDS encoding ferredoxin--NADP reductase: protein MSQANLQLKVVDITRETADAITIHLEHPEQKAIPYLAGQFLTLIVPINGKKERRAYSLCSSPAEHPRLSVTVKQVKNGLLSSYLVKNLKVGDTLEVLPPMGHFNLTPEATKNRTVVLIAAGSGITPLMAMAKSVLHHEPNSQVRLIYGNRHADSVIFKNQLQTLEQQFPERLRVTHVYSQAVASDKPVKSGGSFFSRLFGKSKEPEVVNTPAVNNTNTYSGRINRNLLLKILEDLNEKNSPATEFYLCGPEGLMAEAKTALQMLQVPTTQIFKESFVSSGNNSADAGVSSPVIEEGAHAIQDQEVTIKFEGQIYQVAVTKNETILEAALSQDIDLPFSCQAGLCTACMGKCLSGKVHMDEREGLSDAEVAQGYVLTCVGHPLTSDVVIEIG, encoded by the coding sequence ATGAGTCAAGCAAACCTGCAACTGAAAGTAGTGGATATTACCCGGGAAACCGCCGATGCCATTACCATTCATTTAGAACATCCCGAACAAAAAGCTATTCCGTACCTGGCCGGTCAGTTTTTAACTTTAATTGTACCCATAAACGGCAAAAAAGAACGCCGGGCTTATTCTTTGTGTAGTTCACCGGCCGAGCATCCCCGGCTTTCCGTTACGGTGAAGCAAGTAAAAAACGGATTATTATCTTCTTACTTAGTAAAAAATTTAAAAGTGGGCGATACCCTGGAGGTTTTACCGCCCATGGGCCATTTTAATTTAACTCCCGAAGCTACCAAAAACCGCACGGTGGTTTTAATTGCGGCGGGCAGCGGCATTACGCCGTTAATGGCCATGGCTAAATCGGTATTGCACCACGAGCCCAACAGCCAGGTGCGCCTGATTTACGGCAACCGCCACGCTGATTCGGTAATTTTTAAAAATCAACTGCAAACCTTAGAACAACAATTTCCGGAGCGCTTGCGCGTAACCCACGTTTATAGCCAAGCGGTTGCAAGCGATAAACCGGTTAAATCCGGCGGTTCGTTTTTCAGCCGTTTGTTTGGTAAAAGCAAAGAACCAGAAGTAGTAAACACTCCAGCGGTGAATAATACAAACACTTACTCCGGACGAATAAACCGGAATTTGCTGCTAAAAATTCTGGAAGATTTAAACGAAAAAAACTCTCCCGCAACGGAGTTTTATTTATGCGGGCCCGAAGGTTTAATGGCCGAAGCCAAAACGGCTTTACAAATGTTGCAAGTGCCCACCACCCAAATTTTTAAAGAAAGTTTTGTGAGTTCGGGTAATAATAGCGCCGATGCCGGGGTTAGTTCCCCGGTTATAGAAGAAGGTGCGCATGCGATCCAGGATCAGGAGGTAACGATAAAGTTTGAAGGTCAAATCTACCAGGTAGCTGTTACTAAAAACGAAACTATCTTGGAAGCCGCCCTAAGCCAGGACATTGATTTGCCTTTTTCGTGCCAGGCTGGTTTATGTACCGCTTGCATGGGTAAGTGTTTATCCGGCAAAGTACACATGGACGAACGCGAAGGTTTATCTGATGCGGAGGTGGCGCAAGGTTACGTCTTAACCTGCGTCGGGCATCCATTAACCAGCGATGTCGTTATTGAAATTGGCTAG